One region of Collinsella aerofaciens ATCC 25986 genomic DNA includes:
- the brxL gene encoding protease Lon-related BREX system protein BrxL yields MFDSNDDNLWEVPSIDVDVPVEGVVPAEAAPAAEAPATEAVAPAPEPVAAAPVEAAATTKDESSTDGYDQAAAEAPEDDGYDMDGLDGKLLEHFAGKIVRKDLTALMKRGANVPTFVLEYLLGMYCSTDDEEAVAEGLDRIRRILTDNYVRPDESERIKSKIRELGRFTIIDKVTAKLDEYKDIYVASFANLTIEPFVMPAEYVRDYSKILQGGIWCIMSIEYRHPVDEEDEFGMEVFGDDAPRRSKAKRKKRGPEDSPFSVASLTPIQMPNLDLDAMIDERQYFTRDEWLNMLLRSAGYEPSELSEKERLHFIERMVPLIERNYNLCELGPRGTGKSHIYKEVSPYAILLSGGQTTTANLFGRMNSMRADRVGLVGHWDCVTFDEVAGMRFKDTNAVQIMKDYMASGSYARGRDQINADASMVFEGNINDTVQNVLKTTHLFDPFPPEFNNDSAFFDRIHYYLPGWEIPKMRSSLLTGHYGLITDCLSEFCKEMRRKDFTHHIDRYFRFNSDFNKRDEIAVRKTFSGLAKLLFPDEAMDKDDVRWLLDYAIEGRRRVKEQLKIMAGVEFIDVNLGYMDADNPQDVHVVRVPEQSEDTLIPDGPLLSGHVFGVGRSQGGEVAVYKLENKAVAGECKFKHEGVAFNKPVRDTLEAAFDNFVNLANRVAPGMHIGSKDYLLFYNDLQSKGLSEEVSLAEFVGLCSAACNRPVMPALAIPGILRMSGSMDEIRGLEDIMRVAKNAGAKRVILPLSAIAGLQSVSSEIISGLSPVFYMDGDPVDAAKKALDL; encoded by the coding sequence ATGTTTGATAGCAATGACGACAATCTGTGGGAAGTTCCCTCGATTGATGTGGATGTGCCGGTGGAGGGTGTGGTGCCTGCGGAGGCCGCGCCTGCTGCGGAGGCCCCGGCGACTGAGGCTGTTGCGCCTGCCCCGGAGCCGGTTGCTGCCGCGCCCGTTGAGGCTGCGGCGACCACCAAGGACGAATCCTCGACCGATGGCTATGACCAGGCCGCGGCCGAGGCCCCCGAGGACGACGGCTACGATATGGATGGCCTTGACGGCAAGCTGCTTGAGCACTTTGCTGGCAAGATCGTGCGTAAGGACCTGACGGCCCTTATGAAGCGTGGCGCCAACGTGCCAACCTTTGTGCTGGAGTACCTGCTGGGCATGTACTGCTCAACCGATGACGAGGAAGCCGTGGCGGAGGGCCTTGACCGCATTCGCAGGATTCTTACCGATAACTACGTGCGCCCCGACGAGTCCGAGCGCATTAAGTCCAAGATCCGCGAGCTGGGTCGTTTTACCATCATCGACAAGGTGACGGCCAAGCTCGACGAGTACAAAGATATCTACGTGGCGTCGTTTGCCAACCTGACCATCGAGCCGTTTGTGATGCCGGCCGAGTACGTGCGCGACTATTCCAAGATTCTGCAGGGCGGCATTTGGTGCATTATGAGCATCGAGTATCGTCATCCCGTGGATGAGGAAGACGAGTTTGGCATGGAGGTCTTTGGCGACGATGCGCCGCGCCGCTCCAAGGCCAAGCGCAAAAAGCGCGGACCCGAGGACTCTCCGTTTAGCGTGGCGTCGCTCACGCCCATTCAGATGCCCAATCTGGACCTGGATGCCATGATCGACGAGCGCCAGTACTTTACGCGCGACGAGTGGCTCAATATGCTGCTGCGCTCGGCTGGCTACGAACCCAGCGAGCTTTCCGAGAAAGAGCGCCTCCACTTTATCGAGCGCATGGTGCCGCTTATCGAGCGCAACTACAACCTGTGCGAATTGGGTCCCCGCGGCACCGGCAAGAGCCATATCTACAAAGAGGTCTCGCCTTACGCCATCTTGCTTTCGGGCGGTCAGACCACCACGGCCAACCTGTTCGGCCGTATGAACTCCATGCGCGCCGATCGCGTGGGCCTGGTGGGCCACTGGGATTGCGTGACGTTCGACGAGGTCGCCGGCATGCGGTTTAAGGACACCAACGCCGTGCAGATCATGAAGGACTACATGGCGAGCGGCAGTTACGCACGCGGCCGCGACCAGATTAACGCCGACGCCTCCATGGTCTTTGAGGGCAACATCAACGACACCGTGCAAAATGTCCTTAAGACCACGCACCTGTTTGATCCGTTCCCGCCGGAGTTTAACAACGATTCGGCCTTCTTCGACCGTATCCATTACTACCTGCCGGGCTGGGAGATTCCCAAGATGCGCTCGAGCCTGCTGACCGGGCATTATGGCCTGATTACCGACTGCCTGTCGGAGTTTTGCAAGGAGATGCGCCGCAAAGACTTTACGCACCATATCGACCGGTATTTCCGCTTTAACAGTGACTTTAACAAGCGTGACGAGATCGCCGTGCGCAAGACCTTTAGCGGCCTTGCCAAGCTGCTGTTCCCCGACGAGGCCATGGACAAGGACGACGTGCGCTGGCTGTTGGATTACGCCATCGAGGGCCGTCGCCGCGTAAAGGAGCAGCTCAAGATTATGGCGGGCGTCGAGTTTATCGACGTCAACCTGGGCTATATGGATGCCGACAACCCGCAGGACGTGCACGTGGTGCGCGTGCCCGAGCAGAGCGAGGACACGCTGATTCCCGACGGGCCGCTGCTGTCCGGCCACGTGTTTGGCGTGGGCAGGTCGCAGGGCGGCGAGGTTGCCGTGTACAAGCTTGAGAACAAGGCCGTTGCCGGCGAGTGCAAGTTTAAGCACGAGGGCGTGGCCTTTAACAAGCCGGTGCGCGATACGCTGGAGGCCGCGTTCGACAACTTTGTGAATCTGGCGAACCGCGTGGCGCCGGGCATGCACATTGGCTCCAAGGATTACCTGCTGTTCTACAACGACCTGCAGAGCAAGGGGCTGTCCGAGGAGGTTTCGCTCGCCGAGTTTGTGGGACTTTGCTCCGCGGCGTGCAACCGCCCGGTGATGCCCGCGCTGGCGATTCCGGGAATCTTGCGCATGTCGGGCTCTATGGACGAGATCCGCGGGCTCGAGGACATTATGCGCGTGGCCAAAAACGCCGGCGCCAAGCGCGTGATTTTGCCGCTGAGCGCCATCGCGGGCCTGCAGAGTGTTTCGTCCGAGATTATCTCGGGGCTGAGCCCGGTGTTCTACATGGATGGCGATCCCGTCGACGCCGCGAAGAAGGCGCTGGATCTGTAG
- the pglZ gene encoding BREX-1 system phosphatase PglZ type A: MPKIDVEEQLKLRFLQPLSSCAPRRVVVWHDADGEFAPEFERLAAEGFDGVGADAGVMSAHGDFERPVRFVEACEGRMFAVKKLINRDDLASDILLYRRCPRGRLEGDWLADVELYADQFQADYLSLLADQLGIENIDAVRESLREHKTFFDAKTRCAKFAACVPHASGASDIELGILTVIFGGKEPGDARPAFVLRGCMTMLLHEGPEALAELADKYCVRDALSAFIVRCYGFDGPLYERDSLLMLASHVLLTAASTALPEGALKGLESYVAPAYGPYCLEAVRTWDQAADTQASSEDLFEICRLVEDARGLFARFETLPIDALASLDVFPCVNEAVLSQLFSSFAQGADRVEDARAFVARRCDLSWYRRVESYFDLLAAVADMCAFRQAHAGGFHLAQPQQVWDAYTSDWYAMDAAYRHMCTAYLRARSVECDALEEPARSVADWAENLYSNWFLADANACWAAAAQGEWADCGYIEGPSRQDEFYWHMLPTFVGSAKTTVVIVSDALRYEVARDVAALLERERGGNVKVSSMQAVFPSITEVGMPALLPHQALELAADGPFVLADGMPTATTPQREAVLAHVEPTARALRSSAYLNMAGTERKVLLKDSRLVYLYHNKIDATGEKAATQDDVFDACADTVEELATLARRVCTDAPGARVVITADHGFIYTRRELNECQMLGKPDLPVLDAPVMHGKRHLVVPNEAVLKLSDEACGVFVNVDMGRLGAGFEGFAPRENVHFKRPGGTNNYVHGGMSLQELCVPVIGFWRARSGSKDFVDTRAATLRVLSEGRRVTNSLFSVNLIQEEPVQGKVLPCEYELVFTDASGNEVSDTVKAHANKTSVNSQERVVHAKFALHAADGFSAKGPYYLVCRERETGKIVWRETYTIAVSFAPVADFGF, translated from the coding sequence ATGCCCAAGATCGATGTAGAAGAACAGCTCAAGCTGCGATTTTTGCAGCCGTTGTCCTCATGCGCGCCGCGCCGTGTTGTGGTTTGGCACGATGCGGACGGCGAGTTTGCTCCTGAGTTTGAGCGATTGGCTGCCGAGGGTTTCGACGGCGTGGGGGCCGATGCCGGCGTAATGTCTGCTCACGGTGACTTTGAGCGCCCGGTGCGCTTTGTTGAGGCCTGCGAGGGCCGTATGTTTGCCGTCAAGAAGCTCATCAACCGCGATGACCTTGCGAGCGATATCTTGCTGTATCGCCGTTGCCCGCGCGGCAGGCTTGAGGGTGATTGGCTTGCCGATGTTGAGCTGTATGCCGATCAGTTCCAGGCTGACTATCTTTCGCTTTTGGCCGATCAGCTGGGCATCGAGAATATCGACGCCGTGCGCGAGAGCCTGCGCGAGCACAAGACGTTCTTTGATGCCAAGACCCGCTGCGCTAAGTTTGCCGCGTGTGTTCCGCATGCCTCGGGCGCATCCGATATCGAACTCGGCATCCTTACGGTGATTTTTGGCGGTAAAGAGCCTGGTGACGCGCGCCCCGCGTTTGTGCTGCGTGGCTGTATGACCATGTTGCTGCACGAGGGTCCCGAGGCGCTGGCTGAGTTGGCGGACAAGTACTGCGTGCGCGATGCCCTCTCTGCCTTCATTGTGCGTTGCTATGGGTTTGATGGGCCGCTTTACGAGCGTGACTCATTGCTTATGCTTGCATCCCATGTGCTCCTTACGGCGGCATCAACCGCGCTTCCCGAGGGAGCGCTCAAGGGGCTCGAAAGCTATGTGGCTCCCGCCTACGGCCCCTATTGCCTTGAGGCGGTGCGCACGTGGGACCAGGCCGCCGATACCCAGGCATCGAGCGAGGACCTATTTGAGATCTGTCGTTTGGTGGAGGATGCCCGTGGGCTCTTTGCGCGGTTCGAGACTCTGCCAATCGATGCGCTGGCCTCGCTTGACGTGTTCCCGTGCGTCAACGAGGCCGTGCTCTCGCAGCTGTTCAGTTCGTTTGCCCAGGGCGCGGACCGCGTTGAGGACGCACGTGCCTTTGTGGCGCGCCGTTGCGACCTGAGCTGGTACCGTCGTGTCGAGAGCTATTTTGACCTGCTTGCCGCTGTGGCCGATATGTGTGCGTTTAGGCAGGCGCACGCGGGCGGGTTCCATCTGGCGCAACCCCAGCAGGTGTGGGATGCCTACACGTCCGATTGGTATGCCATGGACGCTGCTTATCGCCATATGTGCACCGCGTATCTGCGGGCGCGCTCCGTCGAGTGTGATGCGCTCGAGGAGCCTGCCCGCTCTGTGGCGGACTGGGCGGAGAATCTCTACAGCAACTGGTTCTTGGCCGACGCCAATGCCTGTTGGGCGGCCGCTGCGCAGGGGGAGTGGGCCGATTGCGGCTACATCGAAGGTCCCTCACGGCAGGATGAGTTCTACTGGCATATGCTGCCCACCTTTGTGGGCTCTGCCAAAACGACGGTCGTTATTGTGAGCGACGCGCTGCGCTATGAGGTGGCTCGTGACGTTGCGGCGTTGCTCGAGCGCGAGCGCGGCGGCAACGTCAAGGTCTCTAGCATGCAGGCGGTCTTTCCCTCCATTACCGAGGTGGGTATGCCCGCGCTGCTGCCGCACCAAGCGCTTGAGCTTGCAGCAGATGGCCCATTTGTGTTGGCTGACGGCATGCCCACTGCGACGACTCCGCAGCGCGAGGCCGTGCTCGCCCACGTTGAGCCCACGGCCCGCGCTTTACGCTCGAGCGCATACCTCAACATGGCGGGAACCGAGCGCAAGGTACTGCTCAAGGACTCAAGACTCGTCTACCTCTACCACAACAAGATCGATGCCACGGGCGAGAAGGCCGCTACGCAGGATGACGTCTTCGATGCCTGCGCGGACACTGTGGAGGAACTTGCCACGTTGGCGCGCCGTGTGTGCACCGACGCCCCGGGCGCACGTGTTGTTATAACGGCGGACCACGGCTTTATCTACACGCGTCGGGAGCTCAACGAGTGCCAGATGCTCGGCAAGCCAGACCTTCCCGTCCTTGATGCTCCCGTCATGCACGGCAAACGTCATCTGGTGGTGCCCAACGAGGCCGTACTCAAACTTTCGGATGAGGCGTGTGGGGTGTTTGTTAATGTTGACATGGGACGTTTGGGAGCCGGATTTGAGGGGTTTGCCCCGCGCGAGAACGTGCACTTCAAGCGTCCCGGCGGCACTAACAACTACGTCCACGGCGGCATGAGCCTGCAGGAGCTCTGCGTGCCCGTTATCGGATTTTGGCGTGCACGCTCGGGTTCCAAGGACTTTGTCGACACGCGCGCAGCGACACTGCGCGTACTAAGTGAGGGACGCCGAGTGACCAACTCGCTTTTCTCGGTCAACTTAATCCAGGAAGAACCTGTCCAAGGCAAGGTCTTGCCGTGCGAGTACGAGCTGGTGTTTACCGATGCAAGCGGCAACGAGGTGAGCGATACGGTCAAGGCGCATGCCAACAAGACTTCTGTTAACTCGCAGGAGCGCGTGGTGCATGCCAAGTTTGCGTTGCATGCGGCGGATGGATTCTCGGCCAAGGGCCCGTACTATCTGGTCTGCCGCGAGCGCGAGACGGGCAAGATCGTTTGGCGCGAGACGTATACCATCGCTGTTTCGTTTGCCCCTGTTGCTGACTTTGGTTTTTAG
- the pglX gene encoding BREX-1 system adenine-specific DNA-methyltransferase PglX: protein MNDSALKSFCTWARTELIKGVEAQMVRYGITEPAPAPAGSETVNSLPLSPAEIEQRDELLRMQAEVGHEALRDRAAYTWFNRIVAIRFMDAYGWLPSRMRMLSRADGSHGSEAVENALDVEITTADTDRIAELKMAGLDEPLWRYLFVAQCEELADCLPGVFERVGGAMELLLPQGLMMADSVVGKLNAVLTDEDWREGVTVLGWMYQYYNADVKDEFFKSKRKAAAADIAPATQLFTPEWIVRYMVENSLGRLWMLNNPGSSLRERMEYYIEPDAEHEDFIRISSPEEITLCDPACGSGHILVYAFELLFHMYEERGYREREIPELILTKNLAGMEIDSRAAQIAELALAMCAREHDRRFFGRGVRADVTVLSSIPLGEDELPGNKKLAEELSHLGEIGSLLNPSEDEIDELKAAAASCSDDLFASATKTKLESAVAICEKLSRRFICVVANPPYMGSSSFNPFMSKWIKKNYPDVKSDLCTCFIERGFNLVEDKGYAAMVTMQSWMFLGSFEKMRAKVIDNKTIVSMAHLGPRAFDAIGGEVVNVTADVIYNQHSDAEGAYVRLVDINGSEAKRLKLVEAIQNPDCGWFYRCDAGTFKQIPGTPIAYWASDALLDAFGNAKQLSEYGKPRQGLATGENARFVREWWEVDDCKSVYSCGSIQESIENACKWFPYNKGGDFRKWYGNNECVINWESNGHLVREFAGSVIRNPDCFFMPSITWSKISSGSIAFRFKPAGHIFDVAGTSVFSDEESLKYLQGACNSSVIMRVASMLSPTLNFEVGQIATYPIIQNKEQEPLVNDMVDSCRELSKTDWDSFETSWDFKHNPLV, encoded by the coding sequence ATGAACGATTCTGCTCTTAAGAGCTTCTGCACCTGGGCCCGCACGGAGCTCATCAAAGGCGTTGAGGCGCAGATGGTGCGCTACGGCATCACCGAACCTGCACCTGCGCCCGCTGGGTCCGAGACCGTCAACAGCCTGCCCCTAAGTCCGGCTGAGATTGAGCAACGCGACGAACTGCTGCGCATGCAGGCAGAGGTGGGTCACGAGGCGCTGCGCGACCGTGCGGCCTACACCTGGTTCAACCGCATCGTGGCCATTCGCTTCATGGATGCATACGGATGGCTTCCCAGCCGTATGCGCATGCTAAGTCGTGCGGACGGCAGCCATGGCAGCGAGGCCGTGGAGAACGCACTGGACGTGGAAATAACGACGGCCGATACCGATCGCATAGCCGAGCTCAAGATGGCGGGCTTGGATGAACCGTTGTGGCGCTACCTGTTTGTTGCTCAGTGCGAGGAGCTTGCCGATTGCCTGCCGGGCGTCTTTGAACGCGTGGGCGGAGCCATGGAGCTGCTGTTGCCCCAGGGCCTCATGATGGCTGACAGCGTGGTGGGCAAACTCAATGCCGTCCTCACTGACGAGGACTGGCGCGAGGGCGTGACCGTTCTGGGCTGGATGTATCAGTACTACAATGCCGACGTTAAAGACGAGTTCTTCAAGTCCAAGCGCAAGGCAGCGGCGGCGGACATCGCGCCCGCCACGCAGCTCTTCACCCCCGAGTGGATTGTGCGCTATATGGTCGAGAACTCGCTCGGCCGTCTGTGGATGCTCAACAATCCGGGGAGTTCGCTACGCGAGCGCATGGAGTATTACATCGAGCCCGATGCTGAGCACGAGGACTTCATTCGCATTTCGAGTCCCGAGGAGATAACCCTCTGCGACCCCGCATGCGGCTCGGGCCATATCTTGGTCTATGCGTTTGAGCTGCTCTTCCATATGTACGAGGAGCGCGGCTATCGTGAGCGCGAGATTCCCGAGCTCATTCTTACTAAAAACCTTGCAGGTATGGAAATCGATTCCCGCGCGGCACAGATCGCGGAGCTGGCGCTTGCCATGTGCGCCCGCGAGCACGACCGTCGCTTCTTTGGGCGGGGCGTTCGCGCCGACGTTACCGTGCTCTCGAGCATCCCGCTAGGGGAGGACGAGCTGCCGGGTAACAAGAAGCTCGCCGAGGAGCTGAGTCATTTGGGCGAGATCGGTTCGCTGCTCAATCCCTCAGAGGACGAGATCGACGAGCTCAAGGCTGCCGCCGCGAGTTGTTCCGATGACCTTTTTGCTTCTGCGACCAAAACTAAGCTCGAAAGCGCCGTCGCCATTTGCGAGAAACTGTCCCGTCGTTTTATCTGCGTCGTGGCGAATCCTCCGTATATGGGCAGCAGCAGCTTTAATCCATTCATGAGCAAGTGGATCAAGAAGAACTACCCCGACGTGAAGAGCGACCTCTGCACGTGCTTTATCGAGCGCGGTTTTAACCTTGTCGAGGATAAGGGCTACGCCGCAATGGTTACCATGCAGAGTTGGATGTTCCTGGGCAGCTTTGAGAAGATGCGCGCCAAGGTTATCGACAACAAGACAATCGTTTCCATGGCCCATCTGGGACCTCGCGCGTTTGATGCTATCGGCGGCGAGGTCGTCAACGTTACAGCTGACGTGATCTACAACCAGCATTCGGACGCCGAGGGCGCCTATGTGCGCCTTGTTGATATCAACGGCTCTGAGGCCAAGAGGCTCAAACTGGTCGAGGCCATCCAAAACCCCGATTGCGGCTGGTTCTACCGCTGCGACGCCGGCACCTTCAAGCAAATCCCCGGCACCCCCATAGCCTACTGGGCCAGTGACGCTCTTCTGGATGCGTTTGGAAACGCAAAACAGCTCAGTGAGTATGGCAAGCCGCGCCAAGGGCTTGCTACTGGCGAGAACGCTCGTTTCGTTCGCGAGTGGTGGGAAGTCGATGATTGCAAGAGCGTCTATTCCTGTGGATCTATTCAAGAGTCGATTGAAAACGCTTGCAAATGGTTCCCCTACAACAAGGGAGGCGATTTTCGTAAATGGTACGGTAATAATGAATGCGTTATCAATTGGGAGAGCAATGGCCACCTAGTTCGAGAGTTCGCGGGTTCGGTGATTCGAAATCCCGACTGTTTTTTTATGCCTTCGATTACATGGTCAAAAATCTCGAGCGGGTCTATTGCGTTTCGTTTTAAGCCTGCTGGGCATATCTTTGATGTGGCGGGCACGAGCGTTTTTAGCGACGAGGAGTCACTCAAGTATCTCCAGGGAGCTTGTAACAGCTCCGTGATTATGCGTGTCGCAAGCATGCTCTCGCCGACGCTTAATTTCGAGGTAGGCCAAATCGCAACCTACCCGATCATTCAGAACAAGGAACAGGAGCCGTTGGTCAACGACATGGTCGACTCGTGCCGCGAACTATCAAAAACCGATTGGGATTCGTTTGAAACCTCTTGGGATTTCAAACATAACCCTTTGGTGTAG